In Terriglobia bacterium, the genomic stretch CCGACGATTCGGCTTCTAACTCAAACGATAGCAACCAAATACACGAAAAACGCGAAAGCTCTTTCGCGTTTTTCGTGTGGTCCGTGCTTTATTTGGGTTTTTCCCGGCCGCAGCTCCGGTTATATTTATTCCATGGGTGTGCCGATTTCGCAGATGTGGACGGTCGCAACGTACGTGCTCAAACAGAGGATGGCCGGGCGGAAACGCTATCCGCTGGTGTTGATGCTCGAGCCCCTGTTCCGGTGCAACCTGGCTTGCGCCGGATGCGGGAAAATCCAGTATCCTGCGCACATTCTGAAGCGACACCTCACCCCCGAGGAATGTTTCAAGGCAGTCGAAGAGTGTGGTGCCCCCATGGTGAGCATTCCCGGCGGGGAGCCCCTTCTGCATCCGCAGATCGCCCAGATTATCGAGGGTCTGGTCCAACGGAAAAAGTACATCTATCTCTGCACCAACGCACTGCTTCTGAAGGAAAAGATCCATCTCTTTCGGCCGAGCAAATACCTGACGGTCAATGTGCATATGGACGGACAGCGGGAGCATCACGACATGTCGGTCTGTCGCGAGGGCGGATACGACCTGGCTGTCGAGGGAATCAAAGAGGCCACCCGGCGAGGATTCAGGGTGACGACCAACACAACGCTCTTCGACGGCACTGACCCGGGGAGCGTGCGCGGCTTCTTCGACGAGATGATGGATCTCGGCGTCGAAGGGATGACGATCTCTCCCGGGTATAACTATAGCAAGGCGCCCGACCAGGAGCACTTTCTGGGTAAAACTGCAACCCGAAGCCTCTTTCACATGATCTTGAGCAATCGGAAGAAACGCTGGCGCTTCAATCAGAGTCCATTGTTTCTCGAGTTTTTGATGGGCCTGCGCGACTATGCATGCACACCTTGGGGAATGCCCACCTACAACCTGTTCCGCTGGCAAAAGCCCTGCTACCTGTTGCAGGACGGATACGCGGAGACTTTTGCCGAGTTGATCGATCAAACCGAGTGGCATAACTACGGCGCTGAATCCGGCAATCCGAAGTGCGCCAACTGCATGGTGCATTGCGGTTACGAAGCCAGCGCTGTTAACGATACCTTCGGCTCGCTCAGGGGAATTTGGAACACGGTGCGCGCGTCCCTCTTTTCGGGCGGTTACCAGAGCCGGAGCGCTGCCATGGCTCTGGCAGATGAGGATTCCCGGCGCGCATCCCTGGTACAGATCCAGACCAAGCCGCCGGCCCGGGAGACCGCCCGGGTCTGACAAACGCCGCACGGCATCATCATGTCGGAAGACAGTCAGGGCCAACCGGTCGATTTGGATGCAGGCCCCTCCCGTCCACATGAGGACTTGCAGGGGTGGATCCCGGAACTCGCCGGCCCGGAGGAAATCCGGGAAGCCCTCGAAAAGGCATTCGACTATCGCGGCGATGTCACGATTACACTGAAAAGCGGCGAGAAGATCGAGGGCTTCATTTTCGATCGGAGAGCCGAGGGCCCTTCCCTTGCACAGTGCCTTGTCAGGATGATCCCGAGAGAGGGGAGCCGGAAGATCACAATCCGATACCACGACATCGCAAGGCTGGAGTTCACCGGCCGGGATACCGCCGCCGGCAAGACCTTCGAATTGTGGATGAAGCGTCTGCGCGAAAAAAGGAGCCGGAACGACACAGGACACCAAGGTTGATTCGGCTTCCTTCCATGTACTTCGCAGGCGCTTTTTGCTGGGGCCGGCGTTATTTTTCGTGTGTTGGTGCCCGGGCGGTGGTTTAATCTGGTGTGCCATAGGAGAGACACGTGAGCCTAAAGCAACCGGAGAATCGAACCGAGAGCCGTGCCTTCTCGGCACTGCGCGAACTGGTGCAGGGCAGGCGTCCCTTGATCTACATTTGCACCTCCGAAGAGCAGCGCGCACGGCAACTCCTGCAGGATGCCGCCCGGCACCTTTTTTCTGGCAAAGTGCCGGTTTGGTCGTGGACCTCGACCCGCGGGCTGATCGGGCCCGGTGGGAATACGGAGTCCGGCAAACTTCTCGATGCGAGCGCCGTGCTGGACTTCATCGCCGGATATAAGGGGCCGGCAATCTTTCAGCTTCGCGATTTTCATGAGTTCATGGGAGGCATGCCCGAGATCCGGCGCAAGCTGCGGGATTTGTACGAGGTCTGTCTCGACACCGGCAAGTTTGCCGTCATCACATCGCCGGTACGCGTGCTCCCTGAAGAGCTCAGCCGTCAGGTCGCCTTCATCGAGTTGCATCACCCCGATCTGGAGGAGATGATCGCCTTTCTTGCCGACGAAGTCCGGGTGCTGGGGCGACAGGGCTTCAAGATAGATAGCGGCGAGCAGGCGATGTTCAAGATAGCGCGGGCTCTGCAGGGCCTGACAGTCGACGAGGCCCGCCATGCGCTGCGGCGCGCGCTGGCGCTGGGCGGCACTCTCGACGAGGATTCAGCACCGCTGCTGCTGGAGGAGAAGAAGCTCATCGTCAACCAGTCCGGAGGGCTCATCAATTACGTTGCCGACGGAACTCAGATCGAGCACGTGGGGGGCCTTGAATACCTGAAGAAATGGCTCCTGGAGCGGCGCAGGCTGTTCATGGAGCGCGAAAGCCTCACGGCGGACATCGTTCCCAAGGGCGTGCTGGTGATGGGAGTCTCTGGTTGCGGCAAGAGCCTGTCGGTCAAGGCAATCTCCTCCTGCTTCGGGTTGCCGTTGTACCGCATCGACATGATCGAAGTTTTTTCCGGCCGCCACGGCACTCCGGATGGCGCATTTGCGGAGGCCTGCCGCACCGTCGAGTCGCTAGCGCCCGCCGTCGTCTGGTTCGATGAAATCGAGATGGGCCTCACCGGGCAGGGCACTGAGGCCGGAACCAACCTCGGACGCATATTCGCTTTCTTCGATCTCTTGCCTGCGGAGATGATCCGCAAGGGCCGGTTCGACGAGGTGTTCTTCATCGATCTCCCCAGCGAAGAGGAGCGCATCGAAATCTTTCGCATCCACCTCCATAAGCGCGGCATCGATCCGGATGCGCTCGAGATCGGCCGGCTCCGGCGCATCACGCAGGGGTGGACCGGTGCCGAAATCGAGCAGTGTGTCGTTTCCGCGCTCACCACGGTCCGGATCGAGAACAAATCCATGAGTTTTGAGGAATTGCATCGGGCTGCGCTCAACGTCATTCCGCTGTCGAAGACGATGCGCGAGCAGGTGGAGCACATCCGTTCGTGGGCATATGACCGCGCAGTACGGGCTTCTCCGCGCGAAGCCGGCCACTAGGCAAATCCAAACCGAGAGGTACACGAAAGGAGCTCCCACGCTCCATGGGGCAATTTGACAAACCAGCAGGAGGCTAGCGCCTCGCCTGAAGCAGTGCGGCCCAAGATTCGGACATGGAAGCGAACATGTGCTTTTCGTAGAGCACATCTTCGAGTTCGAGTCCGACAGCGAACTCCGAGCCGTGCGGCGCGCAGTAGATGATTTCACCCAGCAGGACGGTTCCTCCCCATTCGACCTTGACCATGGTTCCCGGAGTCAATTCATGAGCCAGGATCATGCGGGTTCCTTTGGCCGAAAAGTTGGCGAGGCGTCCCAATTGGGGAATCCCCGGCTGCTCGAGATTGGTCACAGTCACAGGCTGATCGATTTCGAATCTAGGCTCGCGTCGGCGGCAGTCCATGCTTCGATTCATCGACCGGTTCCCCGGAAACTTTAGGTCGCCGGGTGCCTGGATGGTGAAGACATGGTTCACTTCCATTCTCGATTCACTTTCTGTATTCTTGCGACCAGCCCCTCATGGTCAGAATTCTTTTTCCTGATGCGAGGGCGGATACCCGGGTCTTTGAGCTTAATCCTTGGCACGGGGCTTGGGCCGTACAAGAATCTCGCGCCGCCCCGCGCGGTGTAAAGGAGACTGCATGCCGGACATACGTCTCAGCCATCGAACGAACCGCAAGCTGTCGCCAGGCAGGTTCTACCCATGCGGGGCCACCGTTACCGAAGAGGGAGTCAATTTCGCTCTCTTCTCGCAAAATGCTGCCGAGGTGTTTCTTCTTCTCTTCGACGAACCGGACCGGCCTCCCACCGATGTCATCCAGATGCGGAATCGAACGAGGTACGTCTGGCACACCATGGTTCACGGCCTCGAAGCAGGACAGCTCTATGGGTACAGGGTCCGCGGAGATTACAACCCGGCACTGGGACTGCGTTTCAACGAGCACAAGCTCCTGCTTGACCCATACGCCGCGGCGCTCACCGGAAAGTGCGTCAACGGTGACAATCTGCTTCTCGGATATGACCCGCAATCTCCGCTGAAGGACCTGTGCCCGGACACCCGCGACAACACCCTTGAAATGCCGAAGTGCATCGTCCCGGACCATGGCTTCGACTGGCAGGGAGACCGGCGTCTGGAGTTCCCCCTGGAACGGCTGATCATTTATGAAGTGCATCTGAAGGGATTCACTGCCGATCTTTCTTCCGGCGTGAGCAGCCGGGGAACCTACCTCGGATTCATCGAAAAAATCCCATACCTCAAAAGCCTGGGAATCAATGCGGTGGAGTTGCTTCCCATCCAGGAGTTCTATGTCGAAGACTCCCTGCGGGAGCGTGGGCAGACGAACTACTGGGGCTACAACACCATCGGTTTCTTTGCTCCGGAATCTTCCTACAGCACTCGTAGCCGGCGCGGATGCCAGGTGGCCGAATTCAAGACTCTGGTGCGGGAACTGCACAAGGCGGGCATCGAAGTGATTCTCGACGTCGTATACAACCACACAGGCGAAGGCAATGAACTCGGCCCCACGATCAGTTTCAAGGGCATCGACAACCCGGTTTATTACCTGCTCTCCGGCCCGCCAAACCAGTATCGTCGGTACTACATGAACTACACGGGTTGCGGCAACAGCATGAACCTTGCGAGCACGCATGTCATCAAGTTCGTCATGGACTCTCTGAGGTACTGGGCCGAGGTCATGCATGTGGACGGTTTCAGGTTCGATCTCGCCTCGGTCCTCGGCCGGGAGGGTGGAGGCTTCGAACGTTCCGCAGCCTTCTTCGATGCCATCTCCCAGGATCCGGTGCTTGCGACGGTCAAGCTGATTGCCGAGCCATGGGACCTGGGGACCTACCAGGTCGGCAACTTCCCAATCGACTGGTCCGAATGGAACGGGCGCTTCCGGGACACTGTGAGACGGTTCGAGTGCGGAGAGGGGGGACAGATTTCTGAACTGGGCTGGCGCTTCACGGGGTCCGCCGACCTCTATGGCGACGACGGGCGTTCAGCCTTTCACAGCGTCAATTTCATCACATGCCATGACGGGTACACGCTTCATGACCTAGTCTCCTTCAACGAGAAGCACAATGAAGCCAACGGCGAAAACAATCTCGACGGCACCAACGACAACCATTCCTGGAATTGCGGAGCCGAAGGGGACTCTTCCGACCCCGGCATCCTGAGGCTGAGGCGGCAAATGGTGAAAAACTATGCCTGCCTCCTGCTGTTCTCCGCAGGCACACCCATGATTCTCGGCGGCGACGAGTTTCTCCGTACCCAGAGAGGCAACAACAACGCTTATTGCCAGGACAACAACATCAGCTGGTTTGACTGGCGTCTGGCGGAGAAAAACACCGACATCCGGGGTTTTTTCGCAAAGGCCGTCGCTTTGACATGCCGGTATCCGATTCTGCAAAGGCGGAAATTCCTGCTTGGGACAGACCTGGATAGCGACCAGGTTCCGGACATCACGTGGTTCGACAACGGCCTGAATCGGCCGGACTGGAACAACCCTACGGTCCGGACACTCAGCCTCATGCTGGACGGAAGCGAAGAAGAGTCTGAGGCGGGGGAGTACCTGCTCTTTCTCATTTTCAATGCAGATCCTTTCCTGCAGCGCGTCAGCTTGCCGCGTGCCGAGGGCAAGCGCTGGTATCGGATTATCGACACGAGCCTCCCGGATCGCGAAGATTTTCTCGATCCGGGCAAAGAGTTGCTCCTCGATCCCCAAGATCACTATCTGGCGAACGGCCGCAGCACGGTCGTGCTGCTCGGCAGATAGACATTCCTCCAACTTTCATCGCGATAACCGCGCACCTCGAAGGTCACCGAATCCAGGGTGCGATCGGAAAGATCGACGAGGGCAAGCGCATGTTTGCCGCGTGTCGGAGCCCACAGAAGCAGCGTGCCGGCGCCGCCGAGCACCTGCCCGTCAAGCACCCAGTGCAGCCGATCATCTCGAGGCTGGGCTTCAAAAAAGAGTTTTTGTTTCTCCGGGGGAATGTCGGGATCCAATGCGACGACGGTGCCCGGGGACGGATAGGCAATGCGGATGCCCGGGTTTGCCGCGCCTGGCGCCACCGCCATTTCCGTGCCGCGGATGAACCATTCCCTGTGTCCGTTTCCTGCCGGCGCCTCTCTTGCCACAACCCCCGGCGGCGGCTGGGGCGCGCTGCTGGATTGATCCCGATGGAGCCGGTTCATGATCTCGACCCAGACGGGCGCGGCGCCGGTAATGCCGCTCACGTTCCACATCGGTTCCCCTGAAAAATTGCCTGCCCAGACACCTACGGTGTACCGGTCCGAGAATCCGACGCACCAGTTGTCGCGCATGTCCTTGCTCGTTCCCGTCTTGACGGCGGTCCAGTAGCGCGTCGACAGCGGGCTCTCCAGGCTGAAGGTCTGGCTGCGGCTCTCGCGGTCGCTCAGGATGTTCGACACGATAAACGTCGCCTCCGGCGTCAAGACTTGCCGCGCGGGGCCGGTGGTTTCGTCGAGCGTGAGCCGGGGCGGGCTCCATATTCCTCCGTTTGCGAGGCTGCGGTATGCGTCCACCAGTTCCCAGAGGCTCACGTCCGCCGCACCAAGGGCGAGTGACGACCCGTAGAAATCATCGGATTGCAGCTTGTCGAATCCGGCGACCCGCAGCACGCTCAGGGCGGCCTCGACACCGATGAGATTCAGCGTCCTGACGGCCGGAACATTTAAAGACGAGGCGAGGGCCGTGCGGGCAGTGACCGGGCCGTGGAAGAGTCTGTCGTAATTGCTGGGGCGGTACATGCCTCCGGCCACAGGCACATCCAGGGGACTGTCATCGAGGAGCGAGGCCGCGGTCAGCACGCGCCTGTCGAAGGCAGCCCCGTAAATGAACGGCTTCAACGTCGATCCCGCCTGCCGCAAAGCCTGAATCCCGTCCACATAGCGAGCGCTCCCCTGGCTCCCGGTGTTGCCCACGTAAGCCAGGACCTCTCCCGTGCGGTTGTCCAGGACGAGCACTGCTCCGTCGCGGACGTTTTGCACGTGCTCGGCCAAGAGGTGCCGACGCAGGGCTTCGGCTGCGAATTGCTGAAGACCGCGATCAAGTGTGCAGACGATACGTCCGGGCTCGTGCCCCCCACGGATCCGTGCTTCCCGAAACAAGCGCTGCGCGACGTGCGGCGCCAGCGCTGCCTGTGGCCGGATGAGATAAGGGTGGCCGAGAGCCTCGCCTGCCCGTGTGGAGATCTCGGCGGGTTTCAAATCGAGTTTCAAGGCGCCGGCGAGTGAACCTGCCCTCCTGGCGACTTGATCGATGTCGGCATTGGGTGACCGTACCAGCGCCGCGAGGATCACCGACTCCACATCCGTTAAGCCATGCGCCTGTTTCCCGAATAGACCGGCGGCAGCCGCCGCCAGGCCCTGGAGCTCGCCCCGGAAGGTTACCGTGTTCAGATACGCTTCCAGGATCTGGGCCTTGGACCAGCGTCGCTCCAATGCGCGGGCACTGAGAATCTGCTGCCATTTCTGCCGGAGGCTGCGGCGCTGATCCGAAGGGCGCAACTCTTCGTCCAGCTGCGCCGCGAGCTGCATTGTGATCGTACTGGCGCCGCGCGCCCCGGATCTCAGGACGGCGGCGAGAGCGCCGGCCAGCGAGGCCCAATCCACGCCGTGATGCTGATAGAAGCGCCGATCCTCTGCATAGAGGAGCGCGGAGGCGAGTGCCGGGGAAACCGCGGGCAGCGGCACCCAGTCGAGCCGCCTGGCGCTGCTGTCGGTCCTCTGCTCATGAATGATCTCCCCATGACGATCCAGCAGGACCGACTCCGACCGGCTATGGGCCGCACGCACCTCCTCGAAGGACGGCACTCCGGCTGGGCCGGGCAGGAATGTGAACATGAGCACGATCAGCCCGCAGAAACAACTGAGGCCACAAAAAACACGCAGCCATTTCTTCGAGATCATTGCGGTCTTCGTGGCTGGCACGGTTTGCCTCTTACTTCACCTGGATGGTCGCGTTCGGCAGTTCTCCAAACATTTCGGGCGCGTACATCGCCTCCACCCGCGTCGGCGGCAGCTGAAATGCGCCGGCGTTGTTGAGACGAATCGTGTACTCGACGCTCCATTCCCCTTTGGGCACAAACCGAAAGTAAGCGCGGAAGGCTTCGAACGAGCGCTCTTCAAACGCGGGCCACACCCAGCCGGTGTTTTGTTCACCTTTCGTGGCCAGCCGGGAACTCCCTCCCAGTCCGGAGCCGAGAATCGCAGAGCCGCCCGGCACGGGATCGTTCACCACGACCCAGGTCATGTCTGCCTGCGACTCGATGTCGAGCTTCACGCGCACGATGTCGCCCGCGTTCCAGACTCCGCTCTCCTTCTGTTCGATGGGCGTCAAAGTCCTTCGGATCTTGAAGCCGGTCGAGAGCGGCTCTCGAAGCGGCACTGCCGCCAGGCTCTGGATAGTGGCCCACGGCATGCCGGTCCCGCGCGTGCCGATGTCGAGCGCGCTTCGTCCCTCAGGCCATGGGAAGGAGAGTGCGGTTCCCTTGGAGGTAGTTTGCCAGTCGACCGTCTGAGCTCGACCCGCGAGGCTGGCGGTGGTTTGTCCGGTCACGGGCGTGCTCTCGAATACCTTGGAAAACTTCTCCATAGCCAGCACGCCCCAGGCATTGGCGACCGTTGTATCCCAGTGGCCCCGCCGCTGGCGGCCCAATGCGCCCCGCACCAGTCTTGGTACATCCTGCTTCCATTCAGGGATGTTCAACTCGCTGAGAAGCAGACGAACTGCGTTGGTGTCCACCGATACCATCAGCCACCACAGCATGTCCATGCGCTCGGTGGAGAATCCCATTGTGGTGCCCTGAAAGTTCAGGCGCGCGCGCAGGATCTGCTGGGCCTCGGGGAGGCGCGCAGCGCGATCGCGCACGTTCGGCATCCGCGTCAGGATGTTGAACCAGTCGATCACGGCGGAAGTGGGCCAGAGGTTGGGCTCAATGGTCAACGACGAGAGGAAACCGGGTTGCGCCCGATTCGTCCGCGTCAGAGCTTCGATCGCCGCCACTTTGCGAATGGTCAGGTCGGCGG encodes the following:
- the hpnH gene encoding adenosyl-hopene transferase HpnH; the encoded protein is MGVPISQMWTVATYVLKQRMAGRKRYPLVLMLEPLFRCNLACAGCGKIQYPAHILKRHLTPEECFKAVEECGAPMVSIPGGEPLLHPQIAQIIEGLVQRKKYIYLCTNALLLKEKIHLFRPSKYLTVNVHMDGQREHHDMSVCREGGYDLAVEGIKEATRRGFRVTTNTTLFDGTDPGSVRGFFDEMMDLGVEGMTISPGYNYSKAPDQEHFLGKTATRSLFHMILSNRKKRWRFNQSPLFLEFLMGLRDYACTPWGMPTYNLFRWQKPCYLLQDGYAETFAELIDQTEWHNYGAESGNPKCANCMVHCGYEASAVNDTFGSLRGIWNTVRASLFSGGYQSRSAAMALADEDSRRASLVQIQTKPPARETARV
- a CDS encoding AAA family ATPase, coding for MRELVQGRRPLIYICTSEEQRARQLLQDAARHLFSGKVPVWSWTSTRGLIGPGGNTESGKLLDASAVLDFIAGYKGPAIFQLRDFHEFMGGMPEIRRKLRDLYEVCLDTGKFAVITSPVRVLPEELSRQVAFIELHHPDLEEMIAFLADEVRVLGRQGFKIDSGEQAMFKIARALQGLTVDEARHALRRALALGGTLDEDSAPLLLEEKKLIVNQSGGLINYVADGTQIEHVGGLEYLKKWLLERRRLFMERESLTADIVPKGVLVMGVSGCGKSLSVKAISSCFGLPLYRIDMIEVFSGRHGTPDGAFAEACRTVESLAPAVVWFDEIEMGLTGQGTEAGTNLGRIFAFFDLLPAEMIRKGRFDEVFFIDLPSEEERIEIFRIHLHKRGIDPDALEIGRLRRITQGWTGAEIEQCVVSALTTVRIENKSMSFEELHRAALNVIPLSKTMREQVEHIRSWAYDRAVRASPREAGH
- a CDS encoding PilZ domain-containing protein; the encoded protein is MNRSMDCRRREPRFEIDQPVTVTNLEQPGIPQLGRLANFSAKGTRMILAHELTPGTMVKVEWGGTVLLGEIIYCAPHGSEFAVGLELEDVLYEKHMFASMSESWAALLQARR
- the glgX gene encoding glycogen debranching protein GlgX; amino-acid sequence: MPDIRLSHRTNRKLSPGRFYPCGATVTEEGVNFALFSQNAAEVFLLLFDEPDRPPTDVIQMRNRTRYVWHTMVHGLEAGQLYGYRVRGDYNPALGLRFNEHKLLLDPYAAALTGKCVNGDNLLLGYDPQSPLKDLCPDTRDNTLEMPKCIVPDHGFDWQGDRRLEFPLERLIIYEVHLKGFTADLSSGVSSRGTYLGFIEKIPYLKSLGINAVELLPIQEFYVEDSLRERGQTNYWGYNTIGFFAPESSYSTRSRRGCQVAEFKTLVRELHKAGIEVILDVVYNHTGEGNELGPTISFKGIDNPVYYLLSGPPNQYRRYYMNYTGCGNSMNLASTHVIKFVMDSLRYWAEVMHVDGFRFDLASVLGREGGGFERSAAFFDAISQDPVLATVKLIAEPWDLGTYQVGNFPIDWSEWNGRFRDTVRRFECGEGGQISELGWRFTGSADLYGDDGRSAFHSVNFITCHDGYTLHDLVSFNEKHNEANGENNLDGTNDNHSWNCGAEGDSSDPGILRLRRQMVKNYACLLLFSAGTPMILGGDEFLRTQRGNNNAYCQDNNISWFDWRLAEKNTDIRGFFAKAVALTCRYPILQRRKFLLGTDLDSDQVPDITWFDNGLNRPDWNNPTVRTLSLMLDGSEEESEAGEYLLFLIFNADPFLQRVSLPRAEGKRWYRIIDTSLPDREDFLDPGKELLLDPQDHYLANGRSTVVLLGR
- the pbpC gene encoding penicillin-binding protein 1C, translating into MISKKWLRVFCGLSCFCGLIVLMFTFLPGPAGVPSFEEVRAAHSRSESVLLDRHGEIIHEQRTDSSARRLDWVPLPAVSPALASALLYAEDRRFYQHHGVDWASLAGALAAVLRSGARGASTITMQLAAQLDEELRPSDQRRSLRQKWQQILSARALERRWSKAQILEAYLNTVTFRGELQGLAAAAAGLFGKQAHGLTDVESVILAALVRSPNADIDQVARRAGSLAGALKLDLKPAEISTRAGEALGHPYLIRPQAALAPHVAQRLFREARIRGGHEPGRIVCTLDRGLQQFAAEALRRHLLAEHVQNVRDGAVLVLDNRTGEVLAYVGNTGSQGSARYVDGIQALRQAGSTLKPFIYGAAFDRRVLTAASLLDDSPLDVPVAGGMYRPSNYDRLFHGPVTARTALASSLNVPAVRTLNLIGVEAALSVLRVAGFDKLQSDDFYGSSLALGAADVSLWELVDAYRSLANGGIWSPPRLTLDETTGPARQVLTPEATFIVSNILSDRESRSQTFSLESPLSTRYWTAVKTGTSKDMRDNWCVGFSDRYTVGVWAGNFSGEPMWNVSGITGAAPVWVEIMNRLHRDQSSSAPQPPPGVVAREAPAGNGHREWFIRGTEMAVAPGAANPGIRIAYPSPGTVVALDPDIPPEKQKLFFEAQPRDDRLHWVLDGQVLGGAGTLLLWAPTRGKHALALVDLSDRTLDSVTFEVRGYRDESWRNVYLPSSTTVLRPFAR